From one Candidatus Methylomirabilota bacterium genomic stretch:
- a CDS encoding iron-sulfur cluster assembly scaffold protein translates to MRYSDTLIDHFRNPRNAGMMREPDGVGEGEFAQCMDLARFYLRVRDGRVEEARFQAYGCGPTLAACSAGTEVAVGTVLEALAEIEEGRIEAAVDGLPPERRHAAEVVALALRAAARDAMARRGVH, encoded by the coding sequence GTGCGCTACAGCGACACGCTCATCGATCACTTCCGCAACCCGCGGAACGCGGGCATGATGCGTGAGCCAGATGGGGTGGGCGAAGGCGAGTTCGCCCAGTGCATGGACCTGGCGCGCTTCTACCTCCGCGTGCGCGACGGACGCGTCGAGGAGGCTCGCTTCCAGGCCTACGGCTGCGGGCCGACCCTGGCGGCGTGCAGCGCGGGCACGGAGGTGGCGGTGGGGACAGTGCTCGAGGCGCTGGCGGAGATCGAGGAAGGGCGCATCGAGGCGGCCGTGGACGGTCTGCCTCCCGAGCGCCGGCACGCGGCGGAAGTCGTGGCCCTGGCTCTCCGCGCGGCGGCACGAGACGCTATGGCGAGGCGCGGGGTACACTAG
- the cysE gene encoding serine O-acetyltransferase, protein MFDRIRQDIRTVRERDPASRSSLEVVLCYPGVHAIWGHRVAHALWGAGWLTLARWVSHACRFMTGIEIHPAARLGPGLFIDHGMGIVIGETAEVGENVTLLQGVTLGGTSLKREKRHPTLGDNVTVGAGAGIFGGFTIGSGSRIGAGSVVVREVPPNSVVVGVPGRVTFKDGARVGGVDLNWTDLPDPVARALEQLVDRIRDLEGEVESLKKSLKEAPGT, encoded by the coding sequence ATGTTCGACCGGATCAGACAGGACATCAGGACCGTCAGGGAGCGGGACCCGGCGTCGCGGTCCTCCCTCGAGGTCGTCCTCTGCTACCCGGGAGTGCACGCGATCTGGGGCCACCGCGTCGCCCACGCGCTCTGGGGAGCGGGGTGGCTGACGCTGGCCCGCTGGGTGTCGCACGCGTGCCGCTTCATGACGGGCATCGAGATCCACCCCGCCGCCCGCCTCGGGCCCGGCCTCTTCATCGACCACGGCATGGGCATCGTCATCGGCGAGACGGCCGAGGTCGGCGAGAACGTCACGCTGCTCCAGGGCGTCACGCTGGGCGGCACGAGCCTCAAGCGCGAGAAGCGCCACCCGACGCTCGGCGACAACGTGACCGTCGGAGCCGGCGCCGGGATATTCGGCGGCTTCACCATCGGCAGCGGGAGCCGCATCGGCGCCGGGTCGGTCGTGGTGCGCGAGGTGCCGCCGAACTCCGTGGTCGTGGGTGTGCCGGGCCGGGTGACATTCAAGGATGGGGCGCGGGTGGGCGGCGTCGATCTCAACTGGACCGACCTGCCCGACCCCGTGGCGCGCGCGCTCGAGCAGCTGGTGGACAGGATCCGCGACCTCGAGGGCGAGGTCGAGTCGCTCAAGAAGTCACTCAAGGAGGCGCCAGGGACGTGA
- a CDS encoding helix-turn-helix domain-containing protein produces the protein MIPKDTMTVTEASTYLSMDADTLKRMAAERRIPALEHDGQWVFSKKSIDKWRIRAQS, from the coding sequence GTGATCCCCAAGGACACCATGACGGTGACGGAGGCGTCGACGTATCTCTCCATGGATGCCGACACGCTCAAGCGCATGGCTGCCGAACGGCGCATCCCGGCGCTCGAGCACGACGGCCAGTGGGTGTTTTCGAAGAAGTCGATCGACAAATGGCGGATCCGCGCGCAGTCCTGA
- a CDS encoding HDIG domain-containing protein: MADPRAVLMDRDRAWILLTEFTQSDSLRKHALAVEAAMRAYAARYGQDPETWGPAGMLHDFDYEMHPIAPQHPMKGAEILLARGVPAGIVHAVLAHADYSGYPRVSLLDHGLYACDELSGFITACALVRPWRAIAGLEPGSVKKKLKDKGFARTVNRQDVYRGAEELGVDLDDHVGFVIGALTAVAPSIGLAGSAP; encoded by the coding sequence ATGGCGGATCCGCGCGCAGTCCTGATGGACCGCGACCGCGCCTGGATCCTGCTGACGGAGTTCACCCAGTCCGACAGCCTCCGCAAGCACGCGCTGGCCGTCGAGGCCGCCATGCGCGCGTACGCGGCGCGCTACGGCCAGGACCCTGAGACGTGGGGCCCGGCCGGCATGCTCCACGACTTCGACTACGAGATGCATCCAATCGCGCCACAGCATCCCATGAAGGGCGCCGAGATCCTGCTGGCGCGAGGCGTGCCGGCCGGCATCGTCCACGCGGTCCTCGCCCACGCCGACTACTCGGGCTACCCGCGGGTCTCCCTTCTCGACCACGGGTTGTACGCCTGCGACGAGCTCTCGGGCTTCATCACCGCCTGCGCTCTGGTACGTCCCTGGCGCGCCATCGCGGGGCTCGAGCCGGGCTCGGTCAAGAAGAAGCTCAAGGACAAGGGCTTCGCGCGCACCGTCAACCGCCAGGACGTCTACCGCGGCGCCGAGGAGCTCGGCGTGGACCTCGATGACCATGTCGGTTTCGTCATCGGCGCGCTCACCGCCGTCGCTCCCAGCATCGGCCTCGCAGGCTCCGCCCCGTAG